Proteins encoded in a region of the Sander lucioperca isolate FBNREF2018 chromosome 4, SLUC_FBN_1.2, whole genome shotgun sequence genome:
- the LOC116052166 gene encoding N-acetyllactosaminide beta-1,3-N-acetylglucosaminyltransferase 2-like: MQRGGNMPVARRKVRVLCATMMLNVVIFFLVGVSWNLGRDKSDRPKVRIPSKRFWRQQVPSKYFWNKEQQRLDLIYNPIFNSLPSDSLIKLPDWLNIIRPVNPCEPDYRVPTQISDYNTLPHRFQDFFLHMRCRTYPMLINQPHVCDQKPFLLLAIKSLIPHFDQRQAIRETWGRANRIVVTVFLLGNALPVDHFPDLLGMLGHEAKLHKDVLLWDYRDTFFNLTLKDVLFLEWFSQNCPHAQYVLKGDDDVFVNTFRIIELLGGLSDIKAKDLFIGDVISDAGPQRDRKLKYFVPQSVFTGQYPAYAGGGGYLYSGELALRLRNVSRQVALYPIDDVYTGMCLKKLGLVPENHSGFKTFDIEEKYRNNPCVYRKLMLVHSRTPQDVLKIWPWITHLELDCQ; encoded by the exons ATGCAGAGGGGAGGCAACATGCCTGTGGCCCGCAGGAAAGTGAGGGTGCTCTGTGCGACGATGATGCTCAACGTCGTCATCTTTTTCCTAGTGGGCGTGTCCTGGAACCTTGGGCGGGACAAAAGTGACCGCCCTAAGGTTCGAATCCCGTCCAAGAGGTTTTGGCGCCAACAGGTGCCGAGCAAATATTTCTGGAACAAGGAGCAGCAGCGCCTGGACTTGATCTACAACCCCATCTTCAACTCTCTGCCAAG TGACTCTCTCATCAAGCTGCCTGATTGGCTGAACATCATCAGGCCAGTCAACCCCTGCGAACCAGACTACAGAGTCCCCACGCAGATCTCAGACTACAACACCCTGCCACACCGCTTCCAGGATTTCTTCCTGCACATGCGCTGCAGGACGTACCCCATGCTGATAAACCAGCCGCATGTTTGTGACCAGAAACCCTTCCTGCTGCTGGCGATCAAGTCACTGATCCCGCACTTCGACCAGCGGCAGGCAATCCGTGAAACGTGGGGCCGCGCCAATCGCATAGTGGTGACGGTGTTCCTGCTGGGCAACGCATTGCCGGTGGACCACTTCCCCGACCTGCTGGGGATGCTGGGCCACGAGGCAAAGCTGCACAAAGACGTCCTCCTGTGGGACTACAGGGACACCTTCTTCAACCTCACCCTGAAGGACGTCCTCTTCCTGGAGTGGTTCAGTCAAAACTGTCCCCACGCTCAGTACGTCCTCAAGGGAGACGACGATGTCTTCGTCAACACCTTTCGAATTATTGAACTCCTGGGAGGCCTGTCTGACATCAAGGCCAAGGATCTGTTCATAGGTGACGTTATCAGCGACGCCGGTCCGCAACGAGACCGGAAACTCAAGTACTTTGTCCCACAGAGTGTATTCACGGGGCAGTACCCGGCGTATGCAGGAGGCGGAGGGTATCTGTACTCTGGGGAGTTGGCGCTACGCCTTCGCAACGTTTCTCGGCAGGTAGCATTGTATCCCATTGACGATGTCTACACGGGGATGTGTTTGAAAAAGCTGGGCCTGGTTCCTGAGAATCACAGCGGCTTTAAGACGTTTGACATTGAGGAGAAGTACAGGAACAACCCGTGCGTCTACAGGAAGCTGATGCTGGTTCACAGCCGCACGCCACAGGACGTGTTGAAGATCTGGCCGTGGATTACCCATCTGGAGCTGGACTGCCAGTGA